A portion of the Celeribacter baekdonensis genome contains these proteins:
- a CDS encoding DNA topoisomerase IV subunit A has translation MSSDLTQDPPAGGTPPTDFSESLRQAIGDRYLTYALSTIMHRALPDARDGLKPVHRRILYAMRELRLSSGGGFRKSAKISGDVMGNYHPHGDMAIYDAMARLAQDFNVRYPLVDGQGNFGNIDGDNPAASRYTEARMTIAAEALLEGLAEDAVDFRDNYDGTLREPEVLPAAFPNLLANGSSGIAVGMATNIPPHNISELIDASLHMIKTPDVRDETLLNYVKGPDFPTGGVIVEPRESMMKTYATGRGSFRVRAKWEVEDLGRGQWQIVITEIPYQVQKSKLIEKLAELIQTKKVPILGDVRDESAEDIRVILEPKSKNVLPEVLMNTLFRNSDLETRFSLNMNVLIDGRTPKVCSLKEVLRAWLDHRRVVLQRRSQHRLEKIDHRLEVLEGFIIAFLNLDRVIDIIRYDDDPKAALMAENWGVDHARAMSEKDYVSPLPAKEGAGELTEVQAEAILNMRLRSLRRLEEIELIKERDALRAEKAGLHALLDSEVMQWDRISEELKETKKKFGKDYARGMRLSQFAEAAEVEDVPLEAMIEREPITVVCSQMGWIRAMSGHIDLTRELKFKDGDGPRFCFHAETTDRLLMMGSNGRFYTLSGAGLPGGRGMGEPVRLMVDLPNEVEIVDIFVHDPEGKLIVASNAGNGFVIPEKEVVAQTRSGKQVLNVKDGELAAVVRRVQGDHVAVMSQNRRFIVFPIAEVPELNRGKGVRLQKYNQARGAQGLLELDGGLSDLTTFKWEEGLSWTMGGGNTRTEKDLSQWLSKRAGIGKQPPHGFPRDNKFG, from the coding sequence ATGAGCAGTGATTTGACCCAAGACCCGCCCGCAGGTGGCACGCCCCCGACTGATTTTTCAGAATCGCTTCGCCAAGCCATTGGCGATCGCTACCTGACCTATGCGCTTTCGACCATCATGCATCGGGCGCTGCCCGACGCGCGCGATGGGTTGAAGCCGGTGCATCGGCGCATTCTCTACGCGATGCGCGAATTGCGCCTCTCATCCGGCGGCGGTTTCCGTAAATCGGCGAAAATCTCTGGTGACGTGATGGGGAACTATCACCCGCATGGCGATATGGCGATTTATGACGCCATGGCGCGTTTGGCGCAGGATTTTAACGTCCGCTATCCGCTGGTCGATGGTCAGGGGAACTTTGGCAATATCGACGGCGATAACCCGGCGGCCTCGCGGTATACTGAGGCGCGGATGACCATCGCGGCAGAGGCTTTGTTGGAAGGTCTGGCCGAGGATGCGGTTGATTTTCGCGACAACTATGATGGCACGCTGCGCGAACCCGAAGTGTTGCCCGCCGCCTTTCCAAACCTTTTGGCCAATGGCTCAAGCGGTATTGCGGTGGGTATGGCGACGAATATTCCGCCGCATAATATTTCCGAGCTGATTGATGCTTCGCTGCACATGATCAAAACGCCGGATGTGCGCGACGAGACGCTTTTGAACTATGTCAAAGGCCCGGATTTCCCCACCGGCGGCGTCATTGTCGAGCCGCGCGAAAGCATGATGAAAACCTACGCCACCGGGCGCGGGTCGTTTCGGGTGCGGGCGAAATGGGAGGTTGAGGATCTGGGGCGCGGGCAATGGCAGATTGTCATCACCGAAATCCCTTATCAGGTTCAAAAATCCAAGCTGATCGAAAAACTCGCCGAGCTGATCCAGACCAAAAAAGTGCCGATTCTGGGCGATGTGCGCGACGAGAGTGCCGAGGACATCCGGGTGATTTTGGAGCCGAAATCCAAAAACGTCCTGCCTGAGGTGTTGATGAACACGCTGTTCCGCAATTCCGATCTGGAGACGCGGTTTTCGCTCAACATGAATGTGCTGATCGACGGGCGCACGCCGAAAGTCTGTTCGCTCAAAGAAGTGCTGCGCGCTTGGCTTGATCACCGTCGCGTGGTGTTGCAACGCCGCTCCCAGCACCGTTTGGAAAAGATCGACCATCGTCTTGAGGTGCTCGAAGGCTTTATCATCGCTTTCCTCAATCTCGACCGGGTGATTGACATCATCCGCTATGATGATGACCCAAAAGCGGCGTTGATGGCGGAGAACTGGGGCGTAGATCACGCCCGCGCCATGTCGGAAAAAGACTACGTCTCGCCGTTGCCCGCCAAAGAGGGCGCGGGGGAGTTGACCGAGGTGCAGGCCGAGGCGATCCTCAACATGCGCCTGCGGTCGTTGCGGCGTCTCGAAGAGATCGAGCTGATCAAGGAACGCGATGCGTTGCGGGCGGAAAAGGCCGGGCTTCATGCGCTGTTGGACAGCGAGGTCATGCAGTGGGACCGCATTTCAGAGGAATTGAAAGAGACCAAAAAGAAATTCGGTAAAGACTATGCCCGTGGCATGCGCCTGTCGCAATTTGCCGAGGCCGCCGAGGTCGAGGATGTGCCGCTTGAGGCGATGATCGAACGTGAGCCGATCACGGTGGTCTGTTCGCAAATGGGCTGGATTCGCGCCATGTCGGGTCACATTGACCTGACGCGCGAGTTGAAATTCAAAGACGGCGATGGGCCGCGCTTCTGTTTCCATGCGGAAACCACGGATCGGCTTTTGATGATGGGCTCCAACGGGCGATTCTATACGCTCTCGGGTGCCGGTCTTCCGGGCGGGCGTGGCATGGGTGAACCTGTGCGCCTGATGGTGGATCTGCCGAATGAGGTGGAGATCGTCGATATTTTCGTCCACGATCCTGAGGGCAAATTGATTGTCGCCTCCAATGCCGGCAATGGCTTTGTCATCCCCGAAAAAGAGGTGGTGGCCCAGACCCGCTCTGGCAAACAGGTGCTCAACGTCAAAGATGGCGAACTGGCCGCCGTGGTGCGTCGGGTGCAGGGCGATCACGTCGCCGTCATGTCGCAAAACCGTCGGTTCATTGTGTTCCCGATTGCCGAAGTGCCGGAACTGAACCGTGGCAAGGGTGTGCGGTTGCAGAAATACAACCAAGCCCGCGGCGCGCAGGGGCTTTTGGAACTTGATGGCGGCCTGTCCGATTTGACCACGTTTAAGTGGGAGGAGGGGCTGAGTTGGACCATGGGCGGGGGCAACACGCGCACCGAGAAAGACCTGTCGCAATGGCTGAGCAAACGTGCGGGCATTGGCAAACAGCCGCCGCATGGTTTTCCACGCGATAATAAGTTTGGTTAA
- the tuf gene encoding elongation factor Tu, translating into MAKEKFERSKPHCNIGTIGHVDHGKTTLTAAITKYFGDFKAYDQIDGAPEEKARGITISTAHVEYETENRHYAHVDCPGHADYVKNMITGAAQMDGAILVVNAADGPMPQTREHILLGRQVGIPAMVVFMNKVDQVDDEELLELVEMEIRELLSAYDYPGDDIPIIAGSALAALEGRDANIGEDKIRELLAAVDAYIPQPPRAVDEPFLMPIEDVFSISGRGTVVTGRIERGVINVGDSIEIVGIRDTKTTTCTGVEMFRKLLDRGEAGDNIGALLRGVDREGVERGQVLCKPGSVKPHTKFESEVYILTKEEGGRHTPFFANYRPQFYFRTTDVTGTVVLPEGTEMVMPGDNLKFNVELIAPIAMEEGLRFAIREGGRTVGSGVVSKIVE; encoded by the coding sequence ATGGCTAAGGAAAAGTTTGAGCGTTCCAAACCGCACTGCAACATCGGCACGATTGGCCACGTTGACCACGGTAAAACGACGCTGACGGCAGCGATCACCAAATATTTTGGTGACTTCAAAGCCTACGATCAGATTGATGGTGCACCGGAAGAAAAAGCGCGTGGGATCACGATTTCCACGGCACACGTTGAGTATGAGACGGAAAACCGTCACTACGCGCACGTGGATTGCCCCGGTCACGCCGACTATGTGAAAAACATGATCACGGGTGCGGCTCAGATGGATGGCGCGATCTTGGTTGTGAACGCTGCTGATGGCCCGATGCCGCAGACCCGCGAGCACATCCTTTTGGGTCGCCAGGTTGGTATCCCGGCCATGGTCGTGTTCATGAACAAAGTGGACCAGGTTGACGACGAAGAGCTTTTGGAACTCGTCGAAATGGAAATCCGCGAGCTTTTGTCGGCTTACGATTACCCGGGCGACGATATTCCGATCATCGCGGGGTCTGCTTTGGCCGCTCTCGAAGGTCGCGATGCGAACATCGGCGAAGACAAAATCCGCGAGCTTCTGGCCGCAGTTGATGCCTACATTCCGCAGCCGCCGCGCGCAGTGGACGAGCCTTTCCTGATGCCGATCGAGGACGTGTTCTCGATTTCTGGCCGCGGGACTGTTGTGACCGGTCGTATCGAACGCGGCGTGATCAACGTTGGCGACAGCATTGAAATCGTTGGGATCCGTGACACGAAAACCACGACCTGTACCGGCGTTGAAATGTTCCGCAAACTGCTCGATCGCGGGGAAGCTGGCGACAACATCGGCGCGCTTTTGCGTGGTGTGGATCGTGAAGGCGTTGAGCGTGGTCAGGTTCTGTGTAAGCCGGGTTCTGTGAAACCGCACACGAAGTTTGAATCTGAGGTCTATATTTTGACCAAAGAAGAAGGTGGCCGTCACACGCCGTTCTTCGCAAACTACCGTCCGCAGTTTTACTTCCGTACGACGGACGTGACCGGGACTGTTGTTTTGCCGGAAGGCACCGAAATGGTGATGCCGGGCGACAACTTGAAGTTCAACGTTGAACTGATCGCGCCGATCGCCATGGAAGAAGGCCTGCGCTTCGCTATCCGTGAGGGTGGCCGCACGGTTGGCTCCGGCGTTGTGTCGAAGATCGTTGAGTAA
- a CDS encoding DUF898 family protein encodes MAQLLKTDVEGRVVPLLSLSIWTAALSVVTLGFYRFWMKTRLRRHFWSAIRPDRTPLEYVGKGIEKFTGFLIALVILALLIGVVALILVYASFALFQEEYEAYVIAAVLAIPLMYFASYRAKRYVYARTRWRGIRFALEPAAGRYTLYAMGQLFLTLITMGFLWPRMTFKLEKFRTDRTFFGTQRLNQGGRWTGLIKPFLPVLISFWFILGAIVGAAWFAAGEESALSVWVGLVPLLSIVAIFGGLFFYTRYRVVALRYMANHKTAGGVGLISTASFPRILWLNFAGYILTNLFTTLASLAVAGVASGVLVLVFPGLRDFGLFATGAVSDGSGLGGDGMPSAEVGVFFAIFIYMSTLLFFSVFRQTFVLFPVWRHYAETLTLTGGEHLCEIAQRARDEAGEAEGMAEAFDLGAAI; translated from the coding sequence ATGGCGCAGCTTTTGAAAACCGATGTCGAGGGCCGCGTTGTTCCGCTCTTGTCGCTCTCGATCTGGACGGCCGCTCTGTCGGTGGTGACGCTGGGGTTTTATCGGTTCTGGATGAAAACCCGGCTGCGGCGGCATTTTTGGTCGGCCATTCGCCCGGATCGCACGCCGTTGGAATATGTCGGCAAGGGCATTGAGAAATTTACCGGATTTCTCATCGCTTTGGTGATCTTGGCCCTGTTGATCGGGGTTGTGGCGCTGATCTTGGTCTATGCCTCTTTCGCGTTGTTCCAAGAGGAATATGAGGCCTATGTCATTGCCGCTGTCCTTGCCATTCCGCTGATGTATTTCGCCTCATATCGTGCCAAACGCTATGTTTATGCGCGCACACGGTGGCGCGGCATTCGCTTTGCGCTTGAACCGGCGGCAGGGAGATACACCCTTTATGCCATGGGTCAGTTGTTTTTGACGCTGATCACTATGGGCTTTCTGTGGCCGCGCATGACTTTCAAGCTTGAAAAATTCCGCACGGATCGGACGTTTTTTGGCACTCAGAGGCTGAACCAAGGCGGGCGTTGGACCGGGTTGATCAAACCGTTTTTGCCGGTTTTGATCTCTTTTTGGTTCATTCTTGGGGCCATCGTCGGAGCGGCCTGGTTTGCCGCAGGCGAGGAATCCGCACTATCTGTTTGGGTTGGGCTGGTGCCGCTTCTATCCATTGTCGCGATTTTTGGCGGTCTATTTTTCTACACCCGCTACCGTGTCGTTGCCCTGCGCTACATGGCCAATCACAAAACCGCAGGCGGGGTGGGTCTGATTTCCACCGCGTCTTTTCCACGCATTCTTTGGCTGAATTTTGCGGGCTATATCCTGACCAACCTGTTCACCACTTTGGCCTCTTTGGCCGTGGCGGGTGTTGCCTCTGGCGTTTTGGTTCTGGTGTTTCCCGGCCTGCGCGACTTTGGCCTGTTTGCCACCGGCGCGGTCTCGGATGGCTCGGGGTTGGGGGGGGATGGGATGCCCTCAGCCGAAGTGGGCGTGTTCTTTGCGATCTTTATCTACATGTCGACATTGTTGTTTTTCTCGGTGTTTCGCCAAACCTTTGTGCTGTTCCCGGTGTGGCGGCATTATGCCGAAACGCTGACCCTGACCGGGGGCGAACATCTTTGCGAGATCGCGCAACGTGCCCGTGATGAGGCCGGAGAAGCCGAAGGCATGGCCGAAGCGTTTGATTTGGGAGCCGCGATATGA
- a CDS encoding SDR family NAD(P)-dependent oxidoreductase, with product MRTILITGCSTGIGHHAAHFLKSKGWRVFATCRAQDDVARLTSEGLESFRLDYEDPASIEAGFNETLARTGGTLDALFNNGAYAIPAAVEDLPVAALRQNFEANFFGWHDLTRRVIPVMRAQGTDGKGHGRIIQCSSVLGLMAMPWRGSYNSTKFALEGLTDTLRLEMRGTGIKIITIEPGPIGTAFRLNARKQFDKWIDWQASPRADQYQSSLVPRLYKAAEANTPDPFELGPEAVSAKVLRALEAPNPRAHYYVTTPTYIAALSRRFLPQRLIDRMMAKI from the coding sequence ATGCGCACGATCCTTATCACCGGCTGCTCCACCGGCATCGGCCATCACGCCGCTCATTTTCTAAAATCCAAAGGCTGGCGGGTGTTTGCGACCTGCCGAGCGCAGGACGACGTGGCGCGCCTGACATCTGAGGGATTGGAAAGTTTCCGCCTCGACTACGAAGACCCCGCCTCGATAGAAGCCGGGTTCAACGAAACCCTCGCCCGCACTGGCGGCACATTGGACGCATTGTTCAACAACGGCGCTTATGCCATCCCCGCCGCTGTCGAAGACCTGCCCGTTGCCGCACTGCGCCAAAATTTCGAAGCCAATTTTTTCGGTTGGCACGATCTGACGCGTCGGGTCATTCCGGTGATGCGGGCGCAGGGCACGGATGGCAAAGGGCACGGTCGGATCATACAATGCTCCTCCGTGCTTGGCCTCATGGCGATGCCTTGGCGCGGCAGCTACAATTCCACAAAATTCGCCCTTGAGGGCCTGACCGACACGCTGCGGTTGGAAATGCGCGGCACCGGGATCAAAATCATCACCATAGAACCCGGCCCGATTGGCACCGCCTTTCGCCTCAATGCGCGCAAACAATTCGACAAATGGATTGATTGGCAGGCCTCGCCACGCGCCGATCAATATCAAAGCTCCCTCGTCCCGCGCCTCTACAAAGCCGCCGAGGCCAACACGCCGGACCCGTTTGAATTGGGGCCTGAGGCGGTCAGCGCCAAAGTTTTACGCGCGCTTGAAGCCCCCAACCCGCGCGCGCATTACTATGTCACAACGCCCACCTATATTGCCGCCCTGTCACGGCGCTTCCTGCCACAGCGCCTCATCGACCGGATGATGGCCAAGATCTAA
- a CDS encoding twin transmembrane helix small protein: protein MNSDPFLYIIGGACLLVLVILALGIGQFGRGGAEGAKKSNKLMQYRILAQLGAVILVVIYVALRKTGN, encoded by the coding sequence ATGAATTCCGACCCGTTTCTCTACATCATTGGCGGCGCTTGCCTCCTCGTTCTCGTCATCCTTGCGCTTGGCATCGGCCAATTTGGACGCGGTGGTGCGGAGGGAGCGAAAAAGTCCAACAAATTGATGCAATACCGCATTCTCGCGCAATTGGGTGCCGTCATCCTCGTCGTGATCTATGTAGCTCTGCGCAAAACGGGGAACTGA
- a CDS encoding M48 family metallopeptidase, with protein sequence MTGAVRSPWGPIPEGVLCDFVDGESAHRHEVYVQVRSNEAGVSLSYTDDTGQVQTWTWPLSHLRYVEGQTKLRWGPARLGVFTNVMTPTARLYVRDTVLLHEIEARAPSLRRRAPATGRGRLMGLIAGAIASVALIVFFLIPLIADQLATLLPIEGERALGEKAYQQVREAFSGGFVPLGECENEQGLAALEQMETKLLAASTLASDAVQLTVLDFDMVNAFALPGGRIVVMRGLIDAAESPDEVAAVIAHEMGHVDHRDPTRHALRSVGTFGVLSLVFGDFAGGTMVLMGANQLVNAQYSQAAESAADSYAHEMLPRAGISPGALAPLFERLKAEYGDSEGLASHLASHPQLGDRVTRAQAAAESYVDDGVPFMSNMAWQRLRQICD encoded by the coding sequence ATGACCGGGGCCGTGCGCAGCCCCTGGGGGCCAATACCCGAAGGGGTGCTTTGCGATTTCGTTGATGGCGAAAGCGCGCATCGTCATGAGGTCTATGTGCAAGTCCGTTCCAATGAGGCGGGGGTGTCTTTGTCCTACACCGATGACACGGGGCAAGTGCAGACATGGACCTGGCCACTGTCGCATCTGCGCTATGTTGAAGGGCAGACCAAGCTACGTTGGGGCCCGGCGCGTTTGGGTGTGTTCACCAATGTGATGACGCCCACGGCGCGACTGTATGTGCGCGACACTGTTTTGTTGCACGAGATTGAAGCGCGCGCGCCGTCGCTGCGGCGTCGAGCACCTGCCACCGGGCGTGGGCGTTTGATGGGGTTGATTGCGGGGGCCATTGCCTCTGTGGCGCTGATCGTGTTTTTCCTGATCCCGTTGATTGCCGATCAATTGGCCACGCTTTTGCCCATCGAAGGTGAACGGGCGCTGGGCGAGAAGGCCTATCAACAGGTGCGCGAGGCGTTTTCGGGAGGGTTTGTGCCGCTGGGGGAATGCGAGAACGAACAGGGACTCGCGGCGTTAGAGCAGATGGAAACCAAATTGCTCGCGGCCTCCACACTTGCTTCGGATGCGGTGCAGTTGACCGTATTGGATTTCGATATGGTCAATGCCTTTGCTTTGCCCGGAGGGCGCATCGTGGTCATGCGCGGGTTGATAGATGCGGCGGAATCACCCGATGAGGTCGCGGCCGTCATTGCGCATGAAATGGGCCATGTCGATCACCGTGATCCCACCCGTCATGCTTTGCGCTCGGTCGGCACCTTTGGCGTGCTCTCTTTGGTGTTTGGGGATTTCGCCGGTGGCACGATGGTGTTGATGGGGGCCAATCAATTGGTCAATGCACAGTACAGCCAAGCGGCGGAAAGTGCCGCTGATAGTTATGCGCATGAGATGCTGCCGCGTGCGGGCATTTCGCCCGGCGCGCTTGCGCCATTGTTTGAACGGCTCAAAGCCGAATATGGCGATAGCGAAGGTCTTGCCTCGCATCTTGCCAGTCATCCGCAGCTTGGCGATCGTGTGACGCGGGCGCAGGCGGCGGCCGAATCTTATGTCGATGACGGTGTGCCGTTTATGTCGAACATGGCGTGGCAGCGGTTGCGCCAAATTTGCGATTAA
- a CDS encoding SH3 domain-containing protein, whose translation MLRLLAITFVGLWAALMVFGRDLSAEELAQLELRRAEKVSVLTSLSETWNEAFGADRKRQGAYVPTLAELNAQKALLPARLAPETKDDATQDAMVQLASFSDTPAHTVATATTRVSNPEKLAGLLQPAPMDAPELDLREVTATRVNVRSGPSTNNEVLGQVHFAEIVQVLSPVENGWVEISVEGDGVSGYMSANFLRDLTQ comes from the coding sequence ATGCTGCGTCTGTTGGCGATAACTTTCGTTGGGCTTTGGGCGGCCCTTATGGTGTTTGGGCGGGATTTGTCCGCCGAAGAACTGGCACAACTTGAGCTGAGGCGCGCCGAAAAGGTCTCTGTCCTTACCAGCCTATCCGAGACTTGGAATGAGGCTTTTGGCGCTGATCGCAAACGTCAGGGTGCCTATGTCCCAACTCTGGCTGAACTGAACGCACAAAAGGCCTTGTTGCCCGCCCGCCTTGCGCCCGAGACAAAAGACGATGCGACCCAAGACGCGATGGTGCAGCTTGCAAGCTTTAGCGACACACCGGCGCATACCGTTGCCACCGCCACAACCCGCGTGAGCAACCCCGAAAAACTGGCCGGTTTGTTGCAGCCCGCCCCCATGGATGCGCCCGAATTGGACCTACGTGAAGTGACCGCCACACGCGTCAACGTCCGCTCCGGCCCCTCCACCAACAACGAGGTTCTGGGACAGGTGCATTTTGCCGAGATCGTTCAGGTGCTCTCTCCGGTTGAGAACGGTTGGGTCGAAATTTCCGTCGAGGGCGATGGCGTATCGGGCTATATGTCGGCCAATTTCCTACGCGACTTGACGCAATAA